The Gemmatimonadota bacterium genome contains a region encoding:
- a CDS encoding amino acid permease, whose protein sequence is MGLWSKKNLEHLMRESEGTGDTVNLKRTLGAMNLTLLGIGAIIGAGIFVLTGTAAAQYAGPAIVLSFVLAGFGCLFAGLCYAEFASMIPIAGSAYTYGYATLGELVAWIIGWDLILEYLFAASTVAVGWSANVVAFLKDFAGIELPAALTSAPLVADKATGAITATGAIINLPAVLLIGVLTTMLVIGIQESARLNNLIVFIKVAIVFLVIGFGFMYVTPSNWVPFIPENTGTFGEYGWSGIVRASGVIFFAYIGFDAVSTAAQEAKNPQRDLPIGILASLAVCTVLYILMALVMTGVAHYSELNVANPVYVAIAKAGPALAWLKALVGIGTIAGLASVVLVMLLGQPRIFLAMSRDGLLPPIFGRVHPKFQTPYLATIITGVIAGLIAGAFPIDILGELVSIGTLLAFVIVSAGVLVLRYRSPNLHRPFRTPFVPVVPVLAILICGYMMSGLPGDTWLRLLIWLILGLGIYFFYGRHHSKVAREEREAR, encoded by the coding sequence TGCTTGGGATCGGGGCGATCATCGGCGCCGGCATCTTCGTGCTCACGGGGACGGCGGCCGCGCAATATGCCGGACCCGCGATCGTGTTGTCCTTCGTGCTCGCCGGGTTCGGGTGTCTCTTCGCCGGGCTCTGCTACGCCGAGTTTGCCTCGATGATCCCGATCGCCGGGAGCGCGTATACGTATGGCTACGCCACGCTCGGGGAACTCGTCGCCTGGATCATCGGGTGGGACCTGATCCTCGAGTACCTGTTCGCCGCGTCCACGGTGGCGGTCGGCTGGTCGGCGAACGTGGTGGCGTTCCTCAAGGACTTCGCGGGGATCGAGCTGCCGGCCGCGCTTACCTCCGCACCCCTCGTGGCGGACAAGGCCACCGGGGCCATCACCGCCACGGGTGCCATCATCAACCTGCCGGCTGTCCTGCTGATCGGGGTGTTGACGACGATGTTGGTCATCGGGATTCAGGAGTCCGCCCGTCTCAACAACCTGATCGTCTTCATCAAGGTCGCCATCGTCTTTCTGGTGATCGGGTTCGGCTTCATGTACGTGACCCCCTCGAACTGGGTCCCCTTCATCCCGGAAAACACCGGGACGTTCGGCGAGTACGGGTGGTCGGGGATCGTCCGGGCCTCCGGGGTGATCTTCTTTGCCTACATCGGCTTTGACGCCGTCTCAACCGCGGCGCAGGAGGCCAAGAACCCCCAGCGCGACCTGCCCATCGGCATCCTGGCTTCGCTCGCGGTCTGCACGGTGCTCTACATCTTGATGGCGCTCGTGATGACGGGTGTGGCGCATTACTCCGAACTCAACGTGGCCAATCCGGTCTACGTCGCCATCGCGAAGGCTGGACCGGCACTCGCCTGGCTCAAGGCGCTGGTGGGCATCGGAACCATCGCCGGACTTGCGTCGGTGGTCCTGGTCATGTTGCTCGGGCAGCCGCGGATCTTCCTCGCGATGTCCAGGGACGGGCTCTTGCCCCCCATCTTCGGGCGCGTCCACCCGAAATTCCAGACCCCGTATCTCGCCACCATCATCACGGGGGTGATCGCCGGGCTTATTGCCGGGGCCTTCCCCATCGACATCCTTGGCGAATTGGTCTCCATCGGCACCCTGCTCGCGTTCGTCATCGTGAGCGCCGGGGTCCTCGTCCTTCGATATCGCTCACCCAACCTGCACCGGCCGTTCCGCACCCCCTTTGTCCCGGTGGTCCCGGTCCTGGCCATCCTCATCTGCGGGTACATGATGTCAGGGCTTCCGGGCGACACCTGGCTCCGGTTGCTCATCTGGCTGATCCTCGGCCTGGGAATCTACTTCTTCTATGGTCGCCATCACTCCAAGGTGGCCCGCGAGGAGCGAGAGGCCCGATAG
- a CDS encoding bifunctional oligoribonuclease/PAP phosphatase NrnA, with translation MPVQNLLSVPTDRATAATRVLGALAGARRVGVTTHINADGDACGSVAALCRLLRQQGFLPRVINPTPWPGIFEYLLDAEIDDASRLGPRGLRDLDALVVLDVSDMSRLGQLADTARKMTIPRIVIDHHVPTDEPAGELLMDDPKACATGELIYDYATTHGLEVTPQIAEALYTAILTDTGGFRYANTSPRCHAIAAALLSNGVDPETMYRRIYGSVSPGRIFLLRDALHSIGHDAEHGISWISVTADALERYDVSPEDLDGIVEHPRSIVGTRLALFFRDLGYGKVKVSFRSTGDVDVNRFARDFGGGGHAKASGALIPGSLDQVRDRVVGAAREYIGAVASS, from the coding sequence GTGCCCGTCCAGAACCTCCTTAGCGTACCCACGGACCGCGCCACCGCCGCCACACGCGTCCTGGGCGCGCTTGCCGGTGCACGCCGTGTCGGGGTCACCACGCACATCAACGCCGATGGCGATGCCTGCGGCTCGGTCGCGGCCCTCTGTCGCCTGCTCCGGCAGCAGGGCTTCCTCCCGAGGGTGATCAACCCCACGCCGTGGCCAGGCATCTTCGAGTACCTCCTCGACGCCGAGATCGACGATGCATCCCGCCTGGGCCCCCGCGGATTGCGCGACCTCGATGCCCTCGTCGTCCTCGATGTCTCCGACATGTCGCGCCTCGGGCAGCTTGCCGACACGGCGCGCAAGATGACCATCCCTCGGATCGTCATTGATCATCACGTGCCGACGGACGAGCCGGCCGGGGAGCTGCTCATGGACGACCCGAAGGCCTGCGCGACGGGAGAGCTCATCTACGATTACGCCACCACGCACGGCCTCGAGGTCACGCCGCAGATCGCCGAGGCGCTCTACACGGCCATTCTCACCGATACTGGGGGCTTCCGGTACGCCAACACGTCGCCGCGCTGTCATGCCATCGCTGCTGCGCTGCTGAGCAATGGTGTGGATCCGGAGACGATGTACCGGCGCATCTACGGGTCGGTGTCGCCGGGGCGCATCTTCCTCCTGCGTGATGCCCTGCATTCCATTGGACATGACGCGGAGCACGGCATTTCGTGGATCTCCGTGACCGCGGACGCGCTCGAGCGCTACGACGTCAGCCCGGAGGACCTCGATGGGATCGTGGAGCACCCCCGGTCCATCGTCGGCACCAGGCTCGCGCTGTTTTTCCGCGACCTCGGTTACGGCAAGGTCAAGGTGTCCTTTCGCAGTACGGGTGACGTGGATGTGAACCGCTTCGCCCGCGACTTCGGTGGTGGCGGGCACGCCAAGGCGTCGGGTGCCCTCATCCCGGGATCGTTGGACCAGGTGCGCGACCGCGTCGTCGGCGCGGCCCGCGAGTACATCGGCGCTGTCGCGTCGTCCTGA
- a CDS encoding Mrp/NBP35 family ATP-binding protein, translating into MSTLQQRIATALASVSHPRAPTSLLEDQVVRDVGVTLDGKVRLTVVIGASDDPTLVRDVRRAVEAVEGVTDVRIDVRDPAEFQRAAPPPAPAARPAARALPVMDDRPAATPRGSVPPPVAYPHLGHVIAVSSGKGGVGKSTLSVNLAVALAQRGWRVGIMDADVYGPNLPLMLGVNAAPPVVNEKIQPLEAHGVKVMSLGFLIEREQPAIWRGPIVMKIVTQFLRDVNWGELDAFLVDMPPGTGDAQLSLVQATNVRGALIVTTPQQVATGDALRGAMMFNRVNVPVLGIIENMSWFECPHCGKPTALFGSGGGKALAEELQLDLLGQVPLYPRIVEGGDTGRPIVVADPESPAARAIADIAARVQDLLGPARSR; encoded by the coding sequence GTGTCCACACTCCAACAACGCATTGCAACTGCCCTCGCGTCGGTCTCCCACCCGCGGGCCCCGACCTCCCTGCTCGAGGACCAGGTCGTGCGCGACGTGGGCGTGACCCTCGATGGCAAGGTGCGGCTCACCGTCGTGATTGGCGCCAGCGACGATCCCACCCTGGTGCGGGACGTGCGCCGCGCCGTCGAGGCCGTGGAGGGGGTGACGGACGTGCGCATCGACGTGCGGGATCCGGCCGAGTTCCAGCGAGCAGCGCCGCCGCCGGCGCCCGCTGCGCGGCCGGCCGCGAGGGCCCTCCCCGTCATGGATGACCGCCCGGCCGCCACGCCGCGCGGGAGTGTCCCGCCGCCGGTGGCCTACCCCCACCTGGGCCACGTGATTGCCGTGTCATCCGGCAAGGGCGGTGTAGGCAAGTCGACCCTCTCGGTCAACCTCGCCGTCGCGCTCGCCCAGCGGGGGTGGCGCGTGGGGATCATGGACGCCGACGTCTACGGCCCCAACCTCCCCCTGATGCTCGGCGTCAACGCCGCGCCCCCGGTGGTCAACGAGAAGATCCAGCCCCTTGAGGCCCATGGGGTGAAGGTCATGTCCCTGGGGTTCCTCATCGAGCGGGAGCAACCGGCGATCTGGCGCGGGCCCATCGTGATGAAGATCGTCACGCAGTTCCTGCGCGACGTCAATTGGGGCGAACTCGATGCCTTTCTGGTCGACATGCCCCCCGGGACCGGGGACGCGCAGCTCTCGCTCGTCCAGGCCACCAACGTCCGCGGCGCCCTGATTGTCACCACCCCGCAGCAGGTGGCGACCGGTGATGCGTTGCGCGGCGCGATGATGTTCAATCGCGTGAACGTCCCCGTGCTTGGCATCATCGAGAACATGAGCTGGTTCGAGTGCCCGCACTGCGGAAAGCCCACGGCCCTCTTCGGGAGCGGGGGCGGGAAGGCCCTCGCCGAGGAGTTGCAGCTCGACCTGCTGGGCCAGGTGCCGCTGTACCCGCGGATCGTCGAGGGCGGCGACACGGGTCGACCCATCGTGGTGGCGGATCCCGAGTCGCCGGCCGCGCGGGCCATTGCCGACATCGCTGCGCGCGTGCAGGATCTCCTCGGTCCCGCCCGATCCCGCTGA
- a CDS encoding SAM-dependent chlorinase/fluorinase has protein sequence MAPLITLLTDFGTADGYVAEIKGVLYSLAPGATIVDLSHEIPAHDTELARLTVARYWRRFPARTVHLIIVDPGVGTSRAALAVQSDGRFLVGPDNGVLSPALLLGDAAVVTLPISPSASRTFQGRDVFAPAAAALANGATLASLGEPHDAPVVRRTREAIKRDDGAILGEVIAIDRFGNAITNLIGVRSGVVAAAGRPVPVRATYADVASGSPVALVGSSGLLEVAVRDGSAAGALGLQRGAVVVWYRG, from the coding sequence ATGGCCCCCCTGATCACCCTCCTCACCGACTTCGGCACCGCCGATGGCTATGTGGCGGAGATCAAGGGGGTGTTGTACTCGCTGGCGCCCGGGGCGACCATCGTGGACTTGTCGCATGAAATCCCGGCGCATGACACGGAGCTCGCGCGGCTCACGGTCGCGCGGTACTGGCGCCGTTTTCCTGCACGCACGGTCCACCTGATCATCGTGGACCCCGGGGTGGGCACGAGCCGGGCGGCGCTCGCGGTGCAGAGCGACGGGCGCTTCCTCGTCGGGCCGGACAACGGCGTGTTATCCCCGGCCTTGCTCCTCGGGGACGCGGCGGTGGTGACCCTGCCGATCAGTCCCTCGGCGTCGCGGACCTTCCAGGGGCGCGATGTGTTCGCCCCGGCGGCGGCGGCCCTCGCGAACGGGGCGACCCTGGCGTCGTTAGGCGAGCCGCACGATGCGCCCGTCGTCCGCCGGACCCGCGAGGCGATCAAGCGGGACGACGGCGCCATCCTCGGGGAAGTCATCGCCATCGACCGCTTCGGCAACGCCATCACTAACCTGATCGGGGTGCGGAGTGGCGTGGTGGCCGCGGCGGGCCGCCCGGTGCCGGTGCGGGCGACTTATGCGGACGTGGCGTCCGGCAGTCCGGTCGCCCTCGTCGGGTCCAGCGGGCTGCTGGAGGTGGCGGTGCGCGACGGCAGTGCCGCGGGAGCGCTGGGGCTGCAACGCGGCGCTGTCGTCGTCTGGTATCGCGGCTAG
- a CDS encoding sigma-70 family RNA polymerase sigma factor: protein MAPSPALDLRNLPDADLVSLAQEGREAAYRELVRRYERPVFSLIYRMVRDRETAEDLAQDSFIKVLNHIDRYRPEFKLSSWLFKIANNVAIDHLRRRQIDTVSMDGSPHASTAAEIEATQIEIAAQQETALEEMEAKEIGGAIERAIAALRPEYRACIMLRHVEGRSYEEIAATLDLPLGTVKTYIHRARHQLREALEDTRA from the coding sequence ATGGCACCCTCCCCCGCCCTCGATCTCAGGAACCTCCCGGACGCTGACCTCGTCTCGCTCGCACAGGAGGGGAGAGAGGCGGCGTATCGCGAGTTGGTCCGCCGATACGAACGGCCGGTCTTCTCGCTGATCTACCGCATGGTCCGTGATCGCGAGACCGCGGAAGACCTGGCGCAGGACTCGTTCATCAAGGTCCTGAACCACATCGATCGATACCGGCCGGAGTTCAAGCTGTCCTCGTGGCTGTTCAAGATCGCGAACAATGTCGCCATCGACCACCTGCGCCGCCGCCAGATCGATACGGTGAGCATGGACGGGTCCCCCCATGCGTCGACCGCGGCCGAGATCGAGGCGACCCAGATCGAGATCGCGGCGCAACAGGAAACCGCACTGGAGGAGATGGAGGCCAAGGAGATCGGCGGGGCCATCGAACGGGCCATCGCCGCCCTCCGACCCGAATACCGGGCCTGCATCATGCTCCGACACGTGGAAGGGCGATCGTACGAGGAGATCGCGGCCACACTCGACCTCCCCCTGGGGACGGTCAAGACCTACATCCACAGGGCACGTCACCAGCTCCGCGAAGCACTGGAAGACACCCGTGCCTGA
- a CDS encoding class I SAM-dependent methyltransferase: MTLTDHDAVEVRAAAAGGAVKRDYVRRIFSEIAPSYDLLNHLLSFNIDRRWRARALEALGWSREPTGTYLDVCAGTLDVSAQLHATPGFRGRVVAADFAEPMLRAGRRKAAGVPINPVVADALALPLDDGSVDGAIVAFGIRNVASLDACLQEVARVLRPGARFVILEFSTPSSRLVRGFYHLYFHHVLPLVGRLVSGHRTAYTYLPESVKHFPVGDDLGRRMREAGFSRVSWQPLTFGIAAIHVGEQSSAL; encoded by the coding sequence ATGACACTGACCGACCACGATGCGGTCGAGGTGCGTGCAGCCGCCGCTGGTGGAGCGGTCAAGCGCGACTATGTCCGCCGCATCTTTTCGGAGATCGCTCCCTCCTACGATCTCCTGAATCACCTGCTGAGCTTCAACATCGATCGGCGCTGGCGCGCCCGAGCGCTGGAGGCGCTGGGCTGGTCGCGGGAGCCGACGGGGACGTACCTCGACGTCTGCGCCGGCACCCTGGATGTGTCGGCTCAGCTGCACGCCACTCCGGGATTTCGCGGCCGCGTGGTCGCGGCCGACTTCGCGGAGCCCATGCTGAGGGCCGGGAGGCGCAAAGCGGCGGGGGTGCCGATCAACCCGGTGGTTGCCGATGCTCTCGCCCTCCCTCTGGACGACGGCTCGGTGGATGGTGCGATTGTCGCATTCGGCATCCGCAATGTCGCCAGCCTTGATGCCTGCCTGCAGGAGGTCGCCCGCGTGCTGCGCCCCGGGGCCCGGTTCGTCATCCTGGAATTCTCGACGCCCTCATCACGACTGGTCCGCGGCTTCTATCACCTGTATTTCCACCACGTCCTGCCCCTGGTCGGTCGGTTGGTGAGCGGTCACCGGACCGCGTACACCTACCTGCCGGAATCGGTGAAGCATTTCCCCGTTGGGGATGACCTCGGCCGCCGCATGCGAGAGGCGGGGTTTTCCCGGGTCTCCTGGCAGCCCCTCACCTTCGGGATTGCCGCCATTCATGTGGGCGAGCAATCGTCCGCCCTTTGA
- a CDS encoding menaquinone biosynthesis decarboxylase: MAFPDLPSFIAALDAAGELVRITEPVRARLEICEITDRVSKMPGGGKALLFEHPILDDGTRSAYPVAINLFGSTRRMSMALGVDDLDSIGHRITQLMDLKVPEGLMGKLSMLPRLLEVAKFPPRKKGGSPPCQEVVWTGSQIDLRKIPVLTCWPEDGGPFITLPMVISKDPKRGIRNVGMYRVQALGKDSVAMHWQRHKVGAAHWREMAERGEKMPVCIAIGADPASVYSASAPLPPMVDEFIFAGFLRKEPVALTKAITCDLEVPWDAEIVIEGEIDPAEALVVEGPFGDHTGFYSEADLYPRVHVKAVTMKSNPVYATTIVGRPPMEDFYLGGATERIFLPLLRLTTPEIVDYHMPAEGIFHNLVFVSIDKQYPGHAYKAMNALWGAGLMSLAKVIVVLDKEVNVRNPQEAWWVALNNIDPERDVRFTMGPVDVLDHGSRAFTYGSKMGIDATRKWPEEGFTRNWPKVIEMDAGTRERVDAIWARLGISR, from the coding sequence GTGGCCTTTCCTGACCTTCCGTCCTTTATTGCGGCCCTCGATGCCGCCGGCGAACTCGTGCGCATCACCGAGCCGGTGCGGGCCCGGCTCGAGATCTGCGAGATCACCGATCGCGTCAGCAAGATGCCCGGGGGCGGCAAGGCGTTGTTGTTCGAACACCCGATCCTCGACGACGGCACCCGTTCCGCGTATCCCGTGGCGATCAACCTGTTCGGGTCGACCCGTCGCATGTCGATGGCGTTAGGCGTCGATGACCTCGATAGCATTGGCCATCGCATCACGCAGTTGATGGACCTCAAGGTCCCCGAAGGGCTCATGGGCAAGCTGAGCATGCTGCCTCGGTTGCTGGAGGTGGCGAAGTTCCCGCCGAGGAAGAAAGGCGGTTCGCCCCCGTGCCAGGAGGTCGTCTGGACTGGTTCCCAGATTGACCTGCGCAAGATCCCGGTCCTCACCTGCTGGCCGGAGGACGGTGGTCCGTTCATCACGCTGCCGATGGTGATCTCCAAGGACCCGAAGCGCGGGATTCGCAACGTGGGGATGTATCGTGTGCAGGCGCTCGGGAAGGATTCCGTCGCTATGCATTGGCAGCGCCACAAGGTTGGGGCAGCGCATTGGCGGGAGATGGCGGAGCGTGGGGAGAAGATGCCGGTCTGCATCGCCATCGGCGCAGACCCCGCGTCCGTCTACTCCGCGTCGGCCCCGCTGCCGCCGATGGTCGACGAATTCATCTTCGCCGGTTTCCTGCGCAAGGAGCCGGTCGCGCTGACCAAGGCGATCACCTGCGATCTCGAGGTCCCGTGGGATGCGGAGATCGTGATCGAGGGGGAAATCGACCCCGCCGAGGCGCTTGTTGTGGAAGGCCCATTTGGTGACCACACCGGCTTCTACAGCGAGGCGGACCTGTACCCGCGCGTGCACGTGAAGGCCGTCACGATGAAGAGCAATCCTGTCTACGCCACGACAATCGTGGGGCGCCCGCCCATGGAGGATTTCTACCTCGGCGGCGCGACGGAGCGGATCTTCCTGCCCCTGCTGCGCCTGACGACGCCGGAGATCGTCGACTACCACATGCCGGCCGAGGGGATCTTTCACAACCTCGTGTTTGTCTCGATCGACAAGCAGTACCCCGGCCATGCCTACAAGGCGATGAACGCGCTGTGGGGCGCGGGGCTCATGTCGCTCGCGAAGGTGATTGTGGTGCTCGACAAGGAAGTGAACGTGCGCAACCCGCAGGAAGCCTGGTGGGTGGCGCTGAACAACATCGACCCCGAGCGCGACGTCCGTTTCACCATGGGACCGGTCGACGTGCTCGACCACGGCAGTCGAGCGTTTACCTACGGATCCAAGATGGGCATCGACGCCACGCGCAAGTGGCCCGAGGAAGGGTTCACCCGCAACTGGCCCAAGGTGATTGAGATGGACGCGGGCACCCGGGAGCGGGTGGACGCGATCTGGGCACGGCTGGGGATTTCGCGGTGA